One Mycolicibacterium pulveris genomic region harbors:
- a CDS encoding riboflavin synthase codes for MFTGIVEELGEVIAKEDLRDFARLVIRGPLVSSDAGQGDSIAVNGVCLTVVDVLPDGAFSVDVIGETLNRTSLRAIGVGSRVNLERAAAVNSRLGGHIVQGHVDGTGHVVARTRADDWEVVRIALPTALARYVVEKGSITVDGVSLTVSGLGHDWFEVSLIPTTLEATTLGAVDVGAPVNLEVDIIAKYVERLLDARDGLIGE; via the coding sequence GTGTTCACCGGAATCGTCGAAGAACTGGGTGAGGTCATCGCCAAAGAAGACCTTCGTGACTTCGCGCGGCTGGTCATTCGGGGTCCTCTCGTCAGTTCCGACGCAGGCCAGGGCGATTCCATTGCGGTCAACGGCGTCTGCCTGACCGTGGTCGACGTGCTGCCCGACGGTGCGTTCAGCGTCGACGTCATCGGGGAGACGCTGAACAGAACGAGCCTGCGCGCCATCGGGGTGGGCAGCCGGGTCAACCTGGAACGCGCCGCGGCGGTCAACAGCCGACTCGGTGGCCACATCGTGCAGGGTCACGTCGACGGCACCGGTCATGTGGTCGCGCGCACCCGGGCCGACGACTGGGAGGTGGTGCGCATCGCGCTGCCCACCGCGTTGGCGCGCTACGTCGTCGAGAAAGGCTCGATCACCGTCGACGGTGTGTCGCTGACGGTGTCCGGGCTCGGCCACGACTGGTTCGAGGTGTCGCTGATCCCGACGACGCTGGAGGCCACCACCCTCGGCGCCGTCGACGTCGGCGCCCCCGTCAACCTCGAGGTCGACATCATCGCCAAATACGTCGAGCGCTTGCTCGATGCGAGGGATGGCCTGATTGGCGAGTAA
- a CDS encoding LppX_LprAFG lipoprotein, with the protein MQTRPVAIVAALIAVLALIAGCSKSAESGKDLPDAATLLTQSTETTKNETSVHMRLTVQGEIPGLALESIEGDLTSVPAVAAAGSADLLFMGQRLQGIEFVVVDGILYAAMSAGAFQDFGPAADVYDVSAILNPEIGLANVLANFSDAKAEDRETVNGVETVRVAGTVSAEAVNKIAPQIGATEAVPATAWIAEAGDHALMQITLQTAPEGSITMTFSDWGKPVTVTKPAI; encoded by the coding sequence ATGCAGACCCGCCCCGTAGCGATCGTTGCCGCCCTGATTGCCGTTCTCGCTCTCATCGCAGGCTGTTCGAAATCCGCCGAGTCCGGAAAAGACCTCCCCGACGCCGCGACGCTGCTCACACAGTCCACCGAAACCACCAAGAACGAGACCAGCGTCCACATGCGGCTGACCGTGCAGGGCGAGATCCCTGGGCTGGCGCTGGAGTCGATCGAAGGTGATTTGACGAGCGTCCCCGCGGTCGCCGCCGCCGGCTCGGCTGACCTGCTGTTCATGGGTCAGCGGCTGCAGGGTATCGAGTTCGTGGTGGTCGACGGCATTCTGTACGCCGCGATGAGCGCGGGCGCGTTCCAGGACTTCGGTCCGGCCGCCGACGTCTACGACGTCTCGGCCATCCTCAACCCCGAGATCGGGCTCGCCAACGTGCTGGCCAACTTCTCCGACGCCAAGGCCGAAGACCGCGAGACCGTCAACGGTGTCGAGACGGTTCGCGTCGCGGGAACTGTCAGCGCCGAAGCGGTCAACAAGATCGCTCCGCAGATAGGCGCCACCGAAGCGGTGCCCGCCACGGCCTGGATCGCCGAAGCGGGCGACCACGCATTGATGCAGATCACGCTGCAGACCGCACCGGAAGGCAGCATCACCATGACGTTCTCCGACTGGGGTAAGCCGGTGACGGTCACCAAGCCCGCCATCTGA
- a CDS encoding MFS transporter, protein MSTLIDTAPKTGSRRVAISAGSLAVLLGALDTYVVVAIIRDIIIDLRIPVNQLQQVTPIITCYLLGYIAAMPLLGRASDRFGRKLILQTSLAGFAVGSVVTALSNDLLPMVIGRSIQGVASGALLPVTLALAADLWASRNRAAVLGGIGAAQELGSVLGPLYGIAVVAALNTWRDVFWINVPLAAVAMVLIHFSLPSRVKPENPERVDVVGGVLLAVALGLTVIGLYNPAPDGRKILPDYGVPVLIAAAVALVAFFVWERFARTRLIEPAGVHFRPFLAALGASLCAGAALMVTLVNIELFGQGVLGKGQTEAVLLLLRFLIALPIGAVIGGWIATRIGDRIVTFVGLMIAAGGYWLISHWHIDVLSRHHDLGFITLPVLDTDLAVAGLGLGLVIGPLTSAALRVVPAAQHGIASSAVVVARMIGMLVGLAALTAWGLYKFNQYLQERLAAQPMPADDSPGGQLLAQATRLRQATLEAYAMQYGDIFLATAVVCVVGALLGLLISGRKEHADEIDPSADGETDAATALIDTPGGRHRG, encoded by the coding sequence ATGTCGACCCTGATCGACACCGCACCGAAGACCGGCAGCCGCAGGGTAGCGATCAGCGCGGGCAGCCTCGCGGTGCTGCTCGGCGCGCTCGACACCTACGTCGTCGTCGCGATCATCCGCGACATCATCATCGACCTGCGGATACCGGTCAACCAGCTGCAGCAGGTGACCCCGATCATCACCTGCTACCTGCTCGGATACATCGCCGCGATGCCGTTGCTCGGCCGCGCCTCCGACCGGTTCGGCCGCAAGCTGATCCTGCAGACCAGCCTGGCCGGATTCGCGGTGGGCTCGGTGGTCACCGCGCTGTCCAACGACCTGCTTCCGATGGTGATCGGCCGCTCCATCCAGGGCGTCGCCAGCGGCGCGCTGCTGCCGGTCACGCTGGCGTTGGCGGCGGACCTGTGGGCCAGCCGCAACCGGGCGGCGGTGTTGGGTGGGATCGGCGCCGCACAGGAGCTGGGCAGTGTGCTGGGCCCGCTGTACGGCATCGCCGTCGTGGCGGCCCTGAACACGTGGCGCGACGTGTTCTGGATCAACGTGCCGCTGGCGGCGGTCGCGATGGTCCTGATCCACTTCAGCCTGCCGTCCAGGGTCAAACCCGAAAACCCCGAGCGGGTCGACGTCGTCGGTGGCGTGCTACTTGCCGTCGCGCTCGGCCTGACGGTGATCGGGCTGTACAACCCGGCCCCGGACGGCCGCAAGATCCTCCCCGACTACGGGGTGCCGGTGCTGATCGCCGCGGCCGTGGCCCTGGTGGCGTTCTTCGTCTGGGAGCGGTTCGCCCGCACCCGGCTGATCGAGCCCGCAGGCGTGCATTTCCGCCCGTTCCTGGCGGCGCTGGGCGCATCGCTGTGCGCGGGTGCGGCCCTGATGGTGACGCTGGTCAACATCGAGCTGTTCGGCCAGGGCGTGCTGGGCAAAGGCCAGACCGAAGCGGTCCTGCTGCTGCTGCGATTCCTGATCGCGCTGCCCATCGGCGCCGTCATCGGCGGTTGGATCGCCACCCGGATCGGCGACCGCATCGTCACCTTCGTCGGCCTGATGATCGCCGCAGGCGGCTACTGGCTGATCTCGCACTGGCACATCGACGTGCTGTCCCGCCACCACGACCTCGGCTTCATCACGCTGCCGGTACTCGACACCGACCTCGCCGTCGCCGGCCTCGGGCTGGGCCTGGTGATCGGTCCGCTGACCTCCGCCGCGCTGCGGGTGGTCCCCGCGGCCCAGCACGGCATCGCGTCGTCCGCCGTGGTAGTGGCGCGCATGATCGGCATGCTCGTCGGCCTGGCCGCGCTGACCGCCTGGGGCCTGTACAAGTTCAACCAGTACCTGCAGGAACGGCTGGCCGCGCAGCCCATGCCCGCCGACGATTCGCCAGGCGGCCAGCTGCTGGCGCAGGCCACTCGGCTGCGGCAGGCCACGCTCGAGGCCTACGCGATGCAGTACGGCGACATCTTCCTGGCCACGGCCGTGGTCTGTGTCGTCGGCGCCCTGCTCGGGTTGCTGATCAGCGGCCGGAAAGAACACGCCGACGAAATCGATCCGTCAGCCGACGGCGAAACGGACGCGGCGACCGCCCTGATCGACACGCCGGGCGGGCGCCACCGCGGCTAG
- a CDS encoding type 1 glutamine amidotransferase domain-containing protein — translation MASSLNGKKIAFLVAPEGTEQVELTEPWKAVEQAGGTPELVSTEAGKIQAFNHLTPADTFDAEKSAADADVSEYAGLVLPGGVANPDLLRTDAAAVAFAKSFFDAGKPVAAICHAPWTLIEADVVRGRTMTSWPSVKTDLVNAGANWVDDEVVECSRGPNTLVTSRKPDDLPAFCRTLIETFAKSG, via the coding sequence ATGGCAAGTTCACTGAACGGCAAGAAAATTGCGTTTCTGGTCGCACCCGAGGGCACCGAGCAGGTCGAGCTGACCGAACCGTGGAAAGCGGTCGAGCAGGCCGGCGGGACCCCGGAACTGGTCTCCACCGAGGCCGGCAAGATCCAGGCGTTCAACCATCTGACGCCGGCGGACACGTTCGACGCGGAGAAGTCCGCCGCCGACGCGGACGTGTCGGAGTACGCCGGCCTGGTGTTGCCCGGCGGCGTCGCCAACCCCGACCTGTTGCGCACCGACGCCGCTGCGGTTGCGTTCGCGAAGAGCTTCTTCGACGCGGGTAAGCCGGTCGCGGCGATCTGTCACGCCCCGTGGACGCTGATCGAGGCCGACGTGGTGCGCGGACGGACCATGACGTCCTGGCCCAGCGTGAAGACCGACCTCGTCAACGCCGGCGCCAACTGGGTCGATGACGAGGTCGTCGAATGCTCGCGTGGCCCAAACACTTTGGTGACCAGCCGCAAGCCCGATGACCTGCCCGCGTTCTGCCGCACGCTGATCGAGACCTTCGCCAAGAGCGGCTAG
- the ribD gene encoding bifunctional diaminohydroxyphosphoribosylaminopyrimidine deaminase/5-amino-6-(5-phosphoribosylamino)uracil reductase RibD: protein MNLEAAMRLAIEKANDVKGRTYPNPPVGAVILDRDGEVAGVGATEPPGGPHAEVIALRRAGGRAAGGTAVVTLEPCNHYGRTPPCVDALVAGRVSTVAYAVTDPNPVAAGGAARLAEAGIDVVAGVLASEVAGGPLREWLHKQRTGLPHVTWKFATSIDGRSAAADGSSQWITSEAARADVHRRRAVADAIVVGTGTVFVDDPALTARLPDGTLAEQQPLRVVVGEREIPSDATVLNDDSRTMVIRTRDPNEVLKALSDRTDVLVEGGPTLAGAFLRAGVIDRILAYVAPILLGGPVTAVDDVGVLSIAHAQRWRFDGIEPIGPDVLLSLVPA from the coding sequence ATGAACCTCGAGGCCGCCATGCGGCTGGCCATCGAGAAGGCCAACGACGTCAAAGGCAGAACCTATCCGAACCCGCCTGTGGGCGCGGTCATTCTGGACCGTGACGGCGAGGTCGCCGGGGTGGGCGCCACCGAACCGCCGGGCGGACCGCACGCCGAGGTGATCGCGCTGCGCAGGGCGGGTGGGCGTGCGGCCGGCGGAACCGCTGTGGTGACGCTGGAGCCGTGCAACCACTACGGCAGGACCCCACCCTGCGTGGACGCGCTTGTGGCGGGACGGGTTTCGACGGTGGCCTACGCGGTGACCGATCCGAACCCGGTGGCTGCCGGGGGCGCGGCGCGGTTGGCCGAGGCGGGCATCGACGTGGTCGCGGGCGTGCTCGCATCCGAGGTGGCAGGCGGTCCGCTGCGGGAGTGGCTGCACAAACAGCGCACCGGGTTACCGCACGTGACATGGAAATTCGCCACCAGCATCGACGGCCGTAGTGCGGCGGCCGACGGCAGCAGCCAGTGGATCACCAGTGAGGCGGCCCGCGCCGACGTGCACCGCAGACGCGCGGTCGCCGACGCGATCGTGGTCGGCACCGGTACCGTGTTCGTCGACGACCCCGCGCTCACCGCCCGGCTGCCCGACGGTACGCTCGCCGAGCAGCAGCCATTGCGCGTTGTCGTCGGTGAGCGTGAGATACCTTCGGACGCAACGGTTTTGAATGATGACTCGCGTACGATGGTGATCCGCACCCGAGACCCGAACGAGGTGCTCAAGGCGTTGTCCGACCGCACCGACGTGCTGGTGGAGGGCGGGCCGACGTTGGCAGGCGCATTTCTTCGGGCCGGCGTGATCGACCGCATCCTGGCCTATGTGGCGCCGATCCTGTTGGGCGGCCCGGTCACCGCGGTGGACGACGTCGGCGTGCTGTCCATCGCCCACGCGCAACGATGGCGCTTCGACGGCATCGAACCGATCGGTCCCGACGTGTTGCTCAGCCTGGTACCTGCTTAG
- the rpe gene encoding ribulose-phosphate 3-epimerase, giving the protein MSKPLIAPSILAADFARLADEAAAVKGADWLHVDVMDNHFVPNLTIGLPVVEALLPTTDIPMDCHLMIENPERWAPPYAEAGAYNVSFHAEATNNPVAVARDIRAAGAKAGLGVKPGTPIEPYLEILPEFDTVLIMSVEPGFGGQKFIPEVLPKVGIVRRLVDAGELTVIVEIDGGVNADTIEQAAEAGVDCFVAGSAVYSAADPAAAVESLRRQAAAASKHLR; this is encoded by the coding sequence ATGTCGAAGCCCCTGATCGCGCCGTCGATTCTGGCAGCCGACTTCGCCAGGCTGGCCGATGAGGCCGCCGCCGTGAAGGGCGCGGACTGGCTGCACGTCGACGTGATGGACAACCACTTCGTGCCGAACCTGACCATCGGGCTGCCCGTGGTCGAGGCGCTTCTGCCCACCACCGACATCCCGATGGACTGTCATCTGATGATCGAGAACCCGGAACGCTGGGCGCCCCCGTACGCCGAGGCCGGCGCCTACAACGTCAGCTTCCACGCCGAGGCGACCAACAACCCCGTCGCCGTCGCCCGCGACATCCGCGCCGCCGGCGCCAAGGCCGGGCTGGGAGTCAAACCCGGCACACCGATCGAGCCCTATCTGGAGATTCTGCCCGAGTTCGACACGGTGCTGATCATGTCGGTGGAACCCGGCTTCGGCGGGCAGAAGTTCATCCCCGAGGTGCTGCCGAAGGTGGGCATCGTGCGGCGTCTGGTCGACGCGGGTGAGCTGACCGTCATCGTCGAGATCGACGGCGGAGTCAACGCCGACACCATCGAGCAGGCCGCGGAGGCCGGGGTGGACTGTTTCGTCGCGGGTTCGGCGGTGTACAGCGCCGCGGACCCCGCCGCCGCGGTGGAGTCGTTGCGCAGGCAGGCCGCTGCCGCGTCAAAGCACCTTCGATGA
- a CDS encoding RsmB/NOP family class I SAM-dependent RNA methyltransferase: MTRPRRRRPPRRKPLDPARRAAFDVLRAVSEKDAYANLALPALLRERGITGRDAAFATELTYGTCRTRGLLDAVIGHAAGRPPDRIDPVLLDLLRLGAYQLLRTRVEQHAAVSTTVEQAAIEFDSARAGFVNAVLRAIAGKDESAWVHELAPDKNADPIGHEAFVHSHPRWIAQAFADALGGQATELGALLAANDARPAVHLAARPGVLTADELAAQVGGTVGRYSPYAVYLPGGDPARLDAVRAGAALVQDEGSQLVARALMLAELDGPDTGRWLDLCAGPGGKTALLAALAASSGAGARVTAVEPNPRRAELVEHNTRGLPVEVLRVDGRQTGLEPGFDRLLVDAPCTGLGALRRRPEARWRRTPADVPQLAKLQRELLAAAIELTRPGGVVLYATCSPHLAETVGVVADALRRHPVTALDTRPLFDPVDQLGDGPYVQLWPHRHGTDAMFAAALKVR, encoded by the coding sequence ATGACCAGACCCCGCCGTCGCAGGCCTCCGCGCCGCAAGCCGCTCGACCCCGCCCGTCGCGCGGCTTTTGACGTGCTGCGCGCGGTCTCGGAAAAGGACGCCTACGCCAACCTGGCGCTGCCCGCGCTGCTGCGGGAGCGCGGAATCACCGGCCGGGACGCGGCGTTCGCGACCGAACTGACCTACGGCACCTGCCGCACCCGCGGGCTGCTGGACGCGGTCATCGGCCACGCGGCGGGACGCCCGCCCGACCGGATCGACCCCGTGCTGCTGGATCTGCTGCGGCTGGGCGCTTACCAGCTGCTGCGCACCCGGGTCGAACAACACGCCGCGGTCTCCACCACAGTCGAGCAGGCTGCCATCGAATTCGACTCGGCCCGTGCGGGTTTCGTCAACGCTGTGCTGCGCGCCATCGCCGGGAAAGACGAGAGCGCCTGGGTGCATGAGCTGGCACCGGACAAGAACGCCGACCCGATCGGCCACGAGGCGTTCGTGCACTCCCACCCGAGGTGGATCGCGCAGGCGTTCGCCGATGCGCTCGGCGGCCAGGCTACCGAGCTGGGGGCCCTGCTGGCCGCCAACGACGCCCGGCCCGCTGTCCACCTGGCGGCTCGGCCAGGGGTGCTGACCGCCGACGAGCTGGCCGCACAGGTCGGCGGCACCGTCGGCCGCTATTCGCCCTACGCGGTGTACCTGCCGGGCGGTGATCCCGCCCGGCTGGACGCGGTGCGCGCGGGCGCCGCGCTGGTGCAGGACGAAGGCAGCCAGCTGGTGGCCCGCGCGCTGATGCTGGCCGAGCTCGACGGGCCCGACACCGGCCGGTGGCTGGATCTGTGCGCGGGGCCGGGTGGCAAGACCGCGCTGCTGGCCGCGTTAGCGGCCAGCAGCGGCGCCGGGGCGCGGGTGACGGCGGTGGAACCCAACCCCAGGCGCGCCGAGCTGGTCGAGCACAACACCCGCGGGCTGCCCGTCGAGGTGTTGCGGGTCGACGGCCGCCAGACCGGCCTGGAGCCCGGATTCGACCGGTTGCTGGTTGACGCGCCGTGCACCGGTCTGGGCGCGCTGCGGCGCAGACCGGAGGCGCGGTGGCGGCGCACGCCCGCCGACGTACCGCAACTGGCGAAGCTGCAGCGTGAACTGCTGGCCGCCGCGATCGAGCTGACCCGGCCCGGCGGGGTGGTGCTCTACGCGACGTGCTCACCGCATCTGGCCGAGACCGTCGGCGTGGTCGCCGATGCGCTGCGCCGTCACCCGGTGACCGCGCTGGACACCCGGCCGCTTTTCGACCCCGTCGATCAGCTGGGTGACGGGCCGTACGTGCAGTTGTGGCCGCACCGGCACGGCACCGATGCGATGTTCGCGGCCGCACTCAAAGTGCGGTGA
- the fmt gene encoding methionyl-tRNA formyltransferase, with amino-acid sequence MRIVFAGTPEPALPSLRRLIESPRHDVIAVLTRPDAASGRRGKPAPSPVARLALEHDIPVLRPQRPNSEEFIAELSDLNPDCCAVVAYGALLSERLLAVPRHGWVNLHFSLLPAWRGAAPVQAAIAAGDTVTGATTFRIEPALDSGPIYGVVTETIRPTDTAGDLLDRLAVSGAALLETTLDGIADGSLQPVAQPSEGVSVAPKITVEQARVRWDLPAHVVERRIRAVTPSPGAWTMIGDLRVKLGPVTVDDNADPLAPGEIRVDRDGVRVGTGTQPVRLGTVQPPGKKPMNAADWSRGARLDDAARAE; translated from the coding sequence GTGCGCATCGTCTTCGCCGGCACCCCGGAACCCGCCCTGCCGTCGCTGCGCCGGCTGATCGAATCGCCGCGCCACGACGTCATCGCGGTGTTGACCCGGCCCGACGCCGCGTCGGGCCGGCGGGGCAAACCCGCACCGTCGCCGGTGGCTCGGCTCGCGCTCGAACACGACATCCCGGTGCTGCGACCGCAACGGCCCAACTCCGAGGAGTTCATCGCCGAGCTGAGCGACCTGAACCCGGACTGCTGTGCGGTGGTGGCCTACGGCGCGCTGCTGAGCGAACGGCTGCTGGCCGTGCCCCGCCACGGCTGGGTCAACCTGCACTTCTCGCTGCTTCCGGCCTGGCGCGGCGCCGCACCGGTGCAGGCCGCGATCGCCGCGGGCGACACCGTGACGGGTGCGACCACGTTTCGCATCGAGCCTGCCCTGGACTCCGGTCCCATCTACGGCGTGGTCACCGAAACCATCCGCCCGACCGACACGGCGGGCGATCTCCTTGACCGGCTGGCGGTTTCGGGCGCCGCGCTGTTGGAGACCACACTGGACGGCATCGCCGACGGGTCGCTGCAGCCGGTTGCCCAACCCTCGGAGGGCGTCAGCGTCGCCCCCAAGATCACCGTCGAGCAGGCCCGCGTGCGGTGGGACCTGCCCGCCCACGTGGTCGAACGACGCATCCGCGCCGTCACCCCAAGTCCCGGCGCCTGGACGATGATCGGCGACCTGCGGGTCAAGCTCGGCCCGGTCACCGTCGACGACAACGCAGATCCATTGGCCCCGGGCGAGATTCGGGTCGACCGCGACGGCGTGCGCGTCGGCACCGGCACGCAGCCGGTGCGTCTCGGTACGGTCCAACCCCCGGGCAAGAAACCGATGAACGCCGCCGACTGGTCCCGCGGCGCCCGACTCGACGACGCTGCGCGGGCCGAATGA